In the Terriglobus sp. RCC_193 genome, CGCTGACACGCTTGGTCAGTTCCGCTTCAGCTCCCGGCAACATGCGTGCGGGAACTTCTTCCAATCCAATTTCAAACAGAAACTCTGCCACTATGCACCAGCCTTTTCTTTCAAGGCAGCAAGGCGTTCCACCTGCTCCGCGTAGATCTTCGCCACCCCCACGATCAGCGTGCGGATGCGCGCCATTACACCCACGCGCTCCGTTACGGAGATGGCTCCGCGCGCGTCCAGCAGGTTGAACAACTGCGAACACTTCAATGCCAGTTCATACGCGCCCAGCACGGGGAAACGCTTGACCGTTACCTCATCCGCATCTTCCGGCAGCGCTTTTGCGGCTGCAAGAAGGCCAAGGCATTCCGCCTCGTAGTTTTCAAGGTGCAGCCACAGCTTTGCCACATCTGCGTGATCGAAGGCGAATGCAGAAAGCTGTTGTTCTTCGTAGAGGCGGATGTCGCCATAAGTGGTGATCTTGCCGGTGTCCGGCTCCTTCGCCCACTCAATGTCGTAAATGGATTCCTTGTCCTGCAGGAACTGCGTCAGGCGCTCCATGCCGTAGGTGATCTCACCACTGATGGGGTCCAGGTCCATGCCGCCGCACTGCTGGAAGTAGGTGAACTGTGTGATCTCCTGGCCGTCCATCATGACCTGCCAGCCAACGCCCCAGGCGCCGCCCACGGGCCATTCCCAGTTATCTTCTTCGAACTTGATGTCGTGCTCGGCCAGCACAATGCCGATGGCTTCCAGGCTCTTGAGGTACAGCTCCTGGATGTTTGCCGGTGGCGGTTTCAGGATGACCTGAAACTGCGTGTGCTTGTACAGGCGATTGGGGTTGTCGCCGTAACGACCGTCTGCCGGGCGACGCGAGGGCTGCGCGTAGGCGATGCGGACAGGTGTTGGCCCCAGAACGCGCAGGAAGGTATCCGGCGACATGGTGCCAGCGCCCATCTCCGTGTCATACGGCTGCTGGAGGACACAGCCCTGCTCTGCCCAGAAGCGCTGCAGGGCAAACAATGTTTCCTGAAAAGTCATCACGCTACGGCGCGGCGCGGACGCGGCTGTTTCTGCTACGGCAGACATGTGTGGGTGCGTACTCCTTGATGCGTTCCCGTAAGTTTATCGCGAGAAGCGCAGGAAGCCCCGATCAGATATGAATGGCCCAGCCGAGTTCCGCGAGTTCGCGCTCAATCTCAAGCAGGGCGGCTTCCAGGGCGGAACGGCGATGCGGGCTGGAGGTGCGCTCGCTCAGGACGCGTTCGCGCTGTAGCTCAAGCTCCTGCAAACGACGCTTCTTCTCGCGGTCTGTGCGCTGCTGTTCTGCTGCAGTCACCAGCTTTGCCGCTGGCGTTGGTTCTGGTGCGTCCACGTCTTCTTTCCCCCATCCACGAGCCATAGAAGTATTCTATGCCCCTTATTGCCAATGTCGTAAAACGACTTGAATCATCCATGCCTTCTAAAACGTCAACAGGTCACACGGAAAGTATCCCTTTGTCGCTGCAATTTGGCACAATGAAAGTCTGCGGACTTCTCCGCAAACTGCTAACGCACCTTTTTCCTTTTCGGAGCTGTCCAGATGTGGATTGTCCGCCTTGCCCTTCGGCGCCCTTACACCTTCGTGGTGATGAGTGTGCTGATCCTTGTGCTTGGCATTGTCTCGATTGAGACCATGTCCACGGACATCTTCCCCACCATCGACATTCCCGTAGTCACGGTGGTGTGGAGCTACAACGGCACCAGCCCGGATGAGATGGAAAAGCGCTTCACCACTATCAGTGAGCGCGCCATGACGACGACCGTAAACGACATTGAGCACCTTGAGTCGCAGTCAGTCAACGGCATCTCCATCATCAAAATCTTCTTTCAGCCGGGCGTGAAAATAGAAGCCGCAGTTGCGCAGGTAACGGCCGTCAACCAGACCATTCTGCGTATTCTGCCGCCGGGCACCACACCGCCGTTCATTCTGCAGTTCTCTGCGTCGAATGTGCCGATCCTGCAGGCGGTGGCTTCTTCGAACAAGTTGTCTGAGAGCGAACTGTTTGATGTAGGTTCGCAGTTCATCCGTACGCAGTTGGCTACGGTGCAGGGCGCACAGGTGCCGCAGCCGTATGGCGGACGTATTCGCCAGGTTGCTGTCGATCTTGATCCCGCCGCGCTGTATGCGAAAGGACTCTCGCCGCAGGACGTGGTGAATGCATTAACGGCGCAGAACCTTATCCTGCCTGCTGGTGACCTGAAGGTACAGGACCGCGACTACGTGGTGCGCACCAATGCTTCACCACTGATTGCAGCGCAACTGAACGACATTCCCATCAAGCAGGTGAATGGCGCCACGGTGTACATGCGCGATGTGGCCACCGTTCACGAGGGCTCCGCGCCGCAGCAATCCATCGTCCGCTATAACGGCCAGCGCGCCGTGCTGATGACGATTCTGAAGGCCTCCTCTTCGTCCACACTGGACATTGTGAAGCGTGTGAAGGATGTGCTGCCGCACATTCTGGCCAATGTGCCGCCACCTGCTCCTGACATCCGCATCCTGTTTGACCAGTCGATCTTTGTGCGTGCGGCGCTGCAGGGAGTGGTGAAAGAAGCCGCTATTGCTGCCGGTCTGACCGCCATCATGATCCTGCTCTTCCTTGGGTCATGGCGCTCGACGGTGATCATTGCCGTGTCCATTCCGCTGTCAATCCTGGTGTCTGTCATCTGCATGAAGTTCCTGGGGCAGACGCTGAATACGATGACGCTGGGCGGACTCGGCCTTGCGGTGGGTATTCTCGTCGACGATGCCACGGTGGAGATTGAAAACATTCACCGCAACCTGGGGCTGGGCAAGGAGATTGAACCCGCCATCCTGGATGGCGCTGCGCAGATTGCTGTTCCGGCATTCGTCTCCACGCTGGCCATCTGCATTGTGTTCGTCCCGGTGGTGTTCCTGACCGGTGCAGCAAAGAGCCTGTTTGTGCCGCTGGGCCTGGCGGTGGTCTTCGCCATGATGGCTTCGTACTTCCTGTCGCGAACGCTGGTGCCCACCATGGTGAAGTTCCTGCTGGCGAAGGAAGTGGATGTGTACTCGCTGGCCGAAGCGTCCCACGGTGACCATCCCTTGTCCGCAGAAGAGCAGGCAGAGGTGGACCAGAAGATGCGCGGTCTGGGAGCGATCTGGCGCACGCATTTCGCCTTTAACCGTGTTTTTGAGGCGTTGCGCTCGCGGTATCAGCGTGTGCTGGATTGGGCATTGGGCCATCCTGCATTTGCGCTTGGCTGCTTCGGTCTTTTCATTGCCATGTCCGCTTGCCTGTTGCCGTTCATCGGTCAGGACTTCTTTCCAGACGTGGATGCGGGCAGCTTCCGGCTGCACGTTCGCACCGCTCCCGGCACTCGTTTGGAAGCCACGGAAGCCGTCTTTGCGCAGGTGGAGAATGTCATCCGCCAGACCATTCCAGCAAACGAACTGGACGGCATTCTGGACAACATCGGAACGCCGAATGGCGCCTTCAATCTTGCCTTTGGTGACGGTGCACTTACCGACGTGCAGGACGGCGAAATTCTTGTCTCGCTGAATCAGGAAAAGCACAAGCCCACCGCGATCTATCGCGAGAAGTTGCGCGAAACACTGCGCAAACAATTCCCGCAGACCACGTTTTATTTCCAGGCTTCGGACATTGTGAACCAGATCCTGAACTTTGGTTTGCCTGCTCCGATTGACATTCAGGTGAGCGGGCGTCTGGCCGATGCCAACTATGCGACGGCACAGGCCATTCGCGCAGACATTGCAAAGATTCCGGGCGTGGTGGATGCACATGTACACCAG is a window encoding:
- a CDS encoding glycine--tRNA ligase subunit alpha encodes the protein MSAVAETAASAPRRSVMTFQETLFALQRFWAEQGCVLQQPYDTEMGAGTMSPDTFLRVLGPTPVRIAYAQPSRRPADGRYGDNPNRLYKHTQFQVILKPPPANIQELYLKSLEAIGIVLAEHDIKFEEDNWEWPVGGAWGVGWQVMMDGQEITQFTYFQQCGGMDLDPISGEITYGMERLTQFLQDKESIYDIEWAKEPDTGKITTYGDIRLYEEQQLSAFAFDHADVAKLWLHLENYEAECLGLLAAAKALPEDADEVTVKRFPVLGAYELALKCSQLFNLLDARGAISVTERVGVMARIRTLIVGVAKIYAEQVERLAALKEKAGA
- a CDS encoding efflux RND transporter permease subunit, which translates into the protein MWIVRLALRRPYTFVVMSVLILVLGIVSIETMSTDIFPTIDIPVVTVVWSYNGTSPDEMEKRFTTISERAMTTTVNDIEHLESQSVNGISIIKIFFQPGVKIEAAVAQVTAVNQTILRILPPGTTPPFILQFSASNVPILQAVASSNKLSESELFDVGSQFIRTQLATVQGAQVPQPYGGRIRQVAVDLDPAALYAKGLSPQDVVNALTAQNLILPAGDLKVQDRDYVVRTNASPLIAAQLNDIPIKQVNGATVYMRDVATVHEGSAPQQSIVRYNGQRAVLMTILKASSSSTLDIVKRVKDVLPHILANVPPPAPDIRILFDQSIFVRAALQGVVKEAAIAAGLTAIMILLFLGSWRSTVIIAVSIPLSILVSVICMKFLGQTLNTMTLGGLGLAVGILVDDATVEIENIHRNLGLGKEIEPAILDGAAQIAVPAFVSTLAICIVFVPVVFLTGAAKSLFVPLGLAVVFAMMASYFLSRTLVPTMVKFLLAKEVDVYSLAEASHGDHPLSAEEQAEVDQKMRGLGAIWRTHFAFNRVFEALRSRYQRVLDWALGHPAFALGCFGLFIAMSACLLPFIGQDFFPDVDAGSFRLHVRTAPGTRLEATEAVFAQVENVIRQTIPANELDGILDNIGTPNGAFNLAFGDGALTDVQDGEILVSLNQEKHKPTAIYREKLRETLRKQFPQTTFYFQASDIVNQILNFGLPAPIDIQVSGRLADANYATAQAIRADIAKIPGVVDAHVHQVLYAPELRVNVDRSRAQLLNMTEQNVAGSMLTALSGSGIASPNYWLSPKTGVNYSVVVQVPPTTLDSVDQLNNLPISNGTTTTAGATNAGAPPVGASQFLSNLAQVQHGSSPAITNHYNVQPVYDVYASVQSRDLGGVNRDIQKVLKNYTVQSGKLSKGATITVRGQVKSMQDSFTGLGLGMIFAVLLVYLLMVVNFQSWLDPFIILMALPGAACGILWMLFLSGTTFSVPSLMGTIMTIGVATANSILMVTFANDQRSLGLNSIQAASAAGFTRLRPVMMTALAMILGMLPMSLGMGEGGEQNAPLGRAVIGGLLVATATTLVIVPIFYSLLRKKVPSHLQTEELPEPEEEFSHA